In the Ignavibacteriales bacterium genome, TGCAACTCTTCAAGAAATGAATAGCAGAAAGAATCCAGCTCTAATTCGTATTGAGACAAAAGTAGGACACGGTGCAGGAACAAGTACATCAAAATCTATTGAGCTTGTTACCGATCTTTATTCTTTCATGTTTTATAATATGGGAATTACACCGAAGTTTTAATTTTTCATGATAAATCTGTTTGCTTAGAGACGTCATTTATGACGTCTCTACCCCTTTATTCTTTTCTAAAAATTCTTGAAATTATTTTTAGCAGGTTTATTAATCCATTCAACTTCAATGATAACTTTTTACTGTAAAGTAAATCAATCAATCCCTTCAAACCTTTGTAAAGATTTTTGTTGAACGGATGCCACCACAAATTCTTTTTTACAAATGGTAGAATATCTTTTACAATTGTTAATGGCTGTGTCATTTCATCGAATCCCATTTCACCATGAGTTCTACCGATACCGGATTCCTTAAATCCTCCCCATGGTGTTTCAGCTAAACCGTGACTCATTAAATGATCATTTATAGTAACTACACCTGCTTTAATTTGCTTTGCAATTTTTTCGCCTCGATTTTGATTTTTCGTCCATACAGATCCGGTAAGCCCCAGATAAGAATCATTTGCCAGTTTAATAGCTTCTTCATAATTATTGAATTTCATAACTCCAACAACGGGTCCGAATGTTTCATCGCGCATGACGATCATATCGTGATTAACATTTGTAAGAACCACAGCCGGATGAAAATTTTTCAATTTATTATTCTTCGGTGTTTTTGATTGAGCATAAACATTTGCGCCTTTATTCAACGCATCTTCGATATGATTTCTTACTGTCTCTAATTGTCTCTCGGTAGTCATACAACCCATATCAGAATTAAAATCAGTATCGTAATCAACATGAAGGTTTTCAATTTTATCTTTTAAGATATTCATGAAAGAGTCATAAATTTTTTCATGCACATAAATTCTTTCAACACCGCCACAAGATTGTCCGGCATTCTGGAATCCGGCCCATAAAGCACCCATT is a window encoding:
- a CDS encoding aldehyde dehydrogenase family protein, which gives rise to MNNQTEDFNPATGESLGYSKLHSVDELVEMVHHAEEAQKLWKEYSVADRIKSVLKIREYIVDNADKIAEIISRDNGKTRIDALATEVLPAAMGVSFYCKNAKRFLRDKKLGSGNIFLINKRSKIVRVPYGVVGIISPWNYPFSIPLAEVIMGLLAGNAVILKTASETQMVGLALKEAVESANLPNGIFNFMNLPGKIAGDAFLDSGINKLFFTGSVAVGKYLMGQASKTLTPICLELGGNDAMIVCEDADPYRAAMGALWAGFQNAGQSCGGVERIYVHEKIYDSFMNILKDKIENLHVDYDTDFNSDMGCMTTERQLETVRNHIEDALNKGANVYAQSKTPKNNKLKNFHPAVVLTNVNHDMIVMRDETFGPVVGVMKFNNYEEAIKLANDSYLGLTGSVWTKNQNRGEKIAKQIKAGVVTINDHLMSHGLAETPWGGFKESGIGRTHGEMGFDEMTQPLTIVKDILPFVKKNLWWHPFNKNLYKGLKGLIDLLYSKKLSLKLNGLINLLKIISRIFRKE